A genome region from Methanobacterium bryantii includes the following:
- a CDS encoding response regulator, with protein MTINILIVEDEGIVALDLEQRLNSLGHNVSGIVASGEEALKAVKNSKIDLILMDIHLKGQLNGIETAILIEKDFNIPIIYNSANSDSKTLKKIKKTDHYEYLVKPFDDNKLQKAINNILKI; from the coding sequence ATGACCATAAATATTCTTATCGTAGAAGACGAAGGCATTGTAGCCTTAGATCTCGAACAAAGATTAAATTCATTGGGGCATAATGTAAGTGGTATAGTAGCTTCAGGCGAAGAAGCATTAAAAGCTGTAAAAAACAGTAAAATTGATTTAATTCTTATGGATATACATTTAAAAGGACAATTAAATGGTATTGAAACTGCTATTTTAATAGAAAAAGATTTTAATATCCCTATTATTTACAATTCCGCTAATTCTGATTCAAAAACGCTTAAAAAGATTAAGAAAACTGATCATTATGAATATTTAGTAAAGCCTTTTGATGATAATAAACTGCAAAAAGCTATAAATAATATCCTAAAAATTTAA
- the cas6 gene encoding CRISPR-associated endoribonuclease Cas6 has product MRLKISLASSSGNYLIPYNYNHILSAIIYRKIADLDLASKLHFSKDFKFFTFSQIYVPEFKLTKRGVISRDGKLEFYISSPNDELIKSLVEGHLENTEVDFKGDKLLVEQIELLKRPVFKESMKMRTMSPVMARIKREVDGKLKIWDLGPGDERFYESVQKNLVNKYVKFYGDFDGDRWLRLRPDMKSAKRRRIDIKGNFHRGYMMNFEIEADQRLLEFVYDCGLGEKNSMGFGMVECVN; this is encoded by the coding sequence ATGAGATTAAAAATAAGTTTAGCATCATCAAGCGGTAATTATTTAATTCCTTATAATTACAACCATATTCTTTCTGCTATTATTTATCGTAAGATAGCTGACCTAGATTTGGCCAGCAAACTCCATTTTTCAAAGGATTTCAAATTTTTTACTTTTTCACAGATCTACGTTCCGGAGTTTAAGCTCACAAAACGAGGGGTTATTTCCAGGGATGGAAAACTTGAATTTTATATTTCTTCGCCCAACGATGAGCTGATAAAGAGCCTTGTTGAAGGCCACCTTGAAAACACTGAAGTTGATTTTAAAGGGGATAAACTGTTAGTTGAACAGATTGAGCTTCTAAAAAGGCCAGTATTTAAAGAAAGCATGAAAATGAGAACTATGTCTCCAGTTATGGCCAGGATAAAGCGAGAAGTTGATGGAAAGCTTAAAATATGGGATTTAGGGCCTGGAGACGAGAGATTTTATGAAAGCGTCCAGAAAAACCTTGTAAATAAGTACGTTAAGTTTTACGGTGACTTTGACGGTGATAGATGGTTGAGGCTTAGGCCTGACATGAAATCTGCCAAGAGGCGCAGGATTGATATTAAGGGGAATTTTCACAGGGGATATATGATGAATTTTGAGATTGAAGCTGACCAGAGGCTTTTGGAATTTGTTTATGACTGTGGGCTTGGAGAGAAGAACAGTATGGGATTTGGAATGGTTGAATGTGTTAATTAA
- a CDS encoding response regulator → MNEGIYVLINVLIVEDEKIISLDLEQKLKLMGYTVNTACSGEIALKKVKNNKIDLVIMDIYLNGELDGVDTAIEIRKNYTIPIIYITASHDLRTHKNIQQTEPYAYLKKPFDDNQLEETIKNINSY, encoded by the coding sequence GTGAACGAAGGAATTTATGTGTTAATTAACGTTCTCATTGTTGAAGATGAAAAAATAATATCATTGGATCTAGAACAAAAGCTTAAATTAATGGGTTATACTGTTAATACTGCATGTTCAGGTGAAATTGCATTAAAAAAAGTAAAGAACAACAAAATTGATCTTGTTATTATGGACATATATTTAAACGGAGAGTTAGATGGTGTTGATACTGCAATAGAAATTAGAAAGAATTATACAATCCCAATAATCTACATTACTGCCAGTCATGATCTAAGAACACATAAAAATATACAACAGACAGAACCATATGCATATTTAAAAAAGCCTTTTGACGATAATCAATTAGAAGAAACCATTAAAAATATAAATTCTTATTAA
- a CDS encoding ribbon-helix-helix domain-containing protein produces the protein MTYVNKTVGTKVTSNEYEKITQLVEAGIYLSNSDFAREAIRDKLRSIEIIKIPEDVDYETAKKEVLGYYEKYQQAYEDEVADDLELDLKLVMQITEELAKEGRLGEV, from the coding sequence GTGACATATGTAAACAAAACTGTAGGTACAAAGGTAACCTCGAACGAATATGAAAAAATAACTCAGTTGGTAGAGGCTGGAATATACCTGAGCAACTCTGATTTTGCAAGAGAAGCTATACGAGATAAATTACGGTCAATAGAGATAATTAAAATACCTGAAGATGTTGATTATGAAACTGCCAAAAAGGAAGTTTTAGGATACTATGAAAAATATCAACAAGCTTACGAAGATGAAGTGGCGGATGATTTAGAATTAGATCTAAAACTTGTAATGCAAATAACAGAAGAACTTGCAAAAGAAGGTCGTTTAGGAGAAGTATAA
- the csa3 gene encoding CRISPR-associated CARF protein Csa3, whose translation MEYTLISTIYKLEPVMFCITQFSPKRIILLSEDDAPPEKLEAERILQETIGKVIDIESKPTSLYNVVKIAHDTAEIIDEECAHGRKIIVNISGGRKPQALGALFGCYARHNDVERIVYVTEEDREVVDLPILNFGISATKRMILEELEKGETSVKNLSVKVGISRGMIYNHIRELREMGFISADKLEITSAGQLAII comes from the coding sequence ATGGAATATACTTTAATCTCAACAATTTACAAATTAGAACCTGTAATGTTCTGCATCACCCAATTCTCCCCTAAAAGAATTATCCTTTTAAGTGAAGACGACGCTCCTCCCGAAAAACTTGAAGCTGAACGAATTCTCCAAGAAACAATTGGAAAAGTAATAGACATAGAGAGTAAGCCAACAAGCCTTTACAATGTCGTGAAAATAGCACATGATACCGCTGAAATTATAGACGAAGAATGCGCACATGGAAGAAAAATTATAGTTAATATCAGCGGCGGCAGGAAGCCGCAGGCTTTAGGTGCACTATTTGGCTGTTACGCAAGACATAACGATGTTGAACGGATTGTATACGTGACAGAAGAAGACCGAGAAGTAGTGGATCTCCCCATTCTTAACTTTGGAATTTCTGCAACCAAACGGATGATTCTAGAAGAGCTTGAAAAAGGAGAAACTTCAGTTAAAAATCTTTCTGTAAAGGTTGGAATAAGCAGGGGGATGATCTACAACCATATAAGAGAATTAAGGGAAATGGGCTTTATTTCAGCAGATAAATTAGAAATAACAAGTGCAGGCCAGCTTGCTATTATTTAA
- a CDS encoding oligosaccharide repeat unit polymerase family protein, with amino-acid sequence MKVKNVDIFSPYIMVAVIILYVSLALVAYQYHLRGLDFVSGETLFAVFFGTLFFIIGALTPKIIGKFNLIPKLDMNSISKDKLKSKLQSSKLNYLLSEKVVLAVVLVALFLELLNTYLLGGIPLFSGYLKAKATTDLWRVSYLLFLPAINILIAKYPKKWYYLLALIGLVLFVATGYRTTTMVILISLFITLYYVKGLKFKHFLIFVAIAAVIGIAVGYIAVKSIEWQQWTLNPIQLVFYRAGFTMMVFDKIVHMAGATHGALFYNTFTPGHPRYIVGDVVLGYHKMITPTIFGAAMLDFGYIALAIQMFVLGLVLRLVHSAQKLMNGTFTAIYATILASTLIWTETGPTDFHGWFFYALASIALVVLAKTVWEISKKGSKPENI; translated from the coding sequence ATGAAAGTTAAAAACGTCGATATATTTTCACCATATATCATGGTAGCGGTAATAATTTTATATGTATCACTTGCACTCGTTGCATATCAGTATCACTTAAGAGGTTTAGATTTTGTATCGGGTGAAACGCTGTTTGCAGTATTTTTTGGAACGTTGTTTTTTATTATAGGTGCTCTTACCCCTAAAATTATTGGTAAATTCAATTTAATACCTAAATTGGATATGAATAGTATTTCAAAGGATAAACTTAAGAGTAAACTGCAGAGTTCTAAGCTTAATTATCTTTTATCTGAAAAAGTTGTACTTGCAGTTGTTTTAGTTGCATTATTCCTGGAACTTCTAAATACTTATTTATTAGGAGGTATTCCTCTTTTTAGTGGTTATTTAAAGGCGAAAGCAACTACAGATCTATGGAGAGTTTCATATCTCCTGTTTTTACCTGCAATAAATATATTAATTGCAAAATATCCTAAGAAATGGTATTATTTATTGGCTTTAATAGGATTAGTGCTGTTTGTGGCTACGGGTTACAGGACCACCACAATGGTTATATTAATCAGCCTGTTTATAACTCTTTATTATGTAAAAGGGCTGAAATTTAAACATTTTTTAATATTTGTAGCGATTGCAGCAGTTATCGGGATTGCAGTGGGATATATAGCAGTCAAATCTATTGAATGGCAGCAGTGGACCCTAAATCCTATTCAATTAGTTTTTTATAGGGCAGGATTTACCATGATGGTCTTTGATAAAATCGTTCACATGGCAGGAGCTACACATGGGGCACTGTTTTATAACACATTCACACCAGGCCATCCAAGATATATAGTGGGAGATGTAGTTCTTGGATATCACAAAATGATCACTCCAACTATATTTGGTGCTGCAATGCTTGATTTCGGCTATATTGCCCTTGCCATACAGATGTTTGTGTTAGGATTGGTTTTAAGATTAGTACATTCAGCTCAAAAATTAATGAACGGAACATTTACAGCAATTTATGCTACAATTCTGGCTTCTACTCTGATCTGGACGGAAACAGGACCTACTGATTTCCACGGATGGTTCTTTTACGCACTTGCAAGTATAGCCCTTGTGGTGCTCGCTAAAACTGTATGGGAAATTTCAAAAAAGGGTTCAAAACCTGAAAATATTTAA
- the cas7i gene encoding type I-B CRISPR-associated protein Cas7/Cst2/DevR, translating into MSELKGINVVWLSETDLTNLNAGEGESNYIDVKKYKKNGIEYPYVSGQAMRFYLREAIRRNLNNDEYMCIPDDKGETCGDISKCINCDLFGFMTTIKGKGAITRVSPVKVSPAIGLFSFDENSNVDFLTRRHRVTEGTKMEGDIVNVEMGTNIYKSGISIDLLRVGAEEKIDEENRTADIEDKIDENEKISRIKKIIEGIGFISDYSKQARLLTDFTPDLVVISLQNIYSHRLQKLFELNEEGELNKERFKEILEEVSKYSDKLFFGMISGILKNEDAEFVKNTLQEKNMEIKTPKDAIDDAVAYLSTQ; encoded by the coding sequence ATGAGTGAATTAAAAGGAATAAATGTAGTATGGTTGTCTGAGACAGATCTAACAAATTTAAACGCAGGAGAAGGGGAAAGCAACTATATCGATGTTAAAAAGTACAAAAAAAATGGAATAGAGTATCCTTACGTAAGTGGCCAAGCAATGAGATTTTATCTTAGAGAAGCCATTAGACGGAATTTAAATAATGATGAGTACATGTGTATCCCTGATGATAAAGGAGAAACTTGCGGGGATATTTCTAAATGCATTAATTGTGATTTATTTGGTTTCATGACTACTATAAAAGGAAAAGGAGCTATAACGAGAGTTTCTCCTGTTAAAGTATCTCCTGCTATTGGTCTTTTTTCATTTGATGAAAATTCTAATGTAGACTTTTTAACAAGGAGGCATAGAGTAACAGAAGGAACAAAAATGGAAGGAGACATTGTAAATGTTGAAATGGGAACAAATATATACAAAAGTGGAATCTCAATTGATCTTTTAAGAGTTGGAGCAGAGGAGAAAATAGATGAAGAAAACAGAACTGCAGACATAGAAGACAAAATCGATGAAAATGAAAAGATATCCCGAATTAAAAAAATAATTGAAGGAATAGGATTTATATCTGATTATTCTAAACAAGCAAGGCTTTTAACAGATTTTACACCAGATTTAGTTGTCATATCATTACAAAATATATATTCTCACAGACTACAAAAATTATTTGAACTTAATGAAGAAGGAGAGTTAAATAAAGAGAGATTTAAAGAAATTTTAGAAGAAGTTTCAAAATACAGTGATAAATTGTTCTTTGGAATGATTTCAGGAATATTAAAAAACGAAGATGCTGAATTTGTGAAAAACACTCTCCAAGAAAAAAATATGGAAATTAAAACTCCAAAAGATGCTATTGATGATGCAGTGGC